One window of the Rosa rugosa chromosome 3, drRosRugo1.1, whole genome shotgun sequence genome contains the following:
- the LOC133739357 gene encoding serine/threonine-protein kinase ZRK1-like, with protein sequence MDERGRAFFNNGSILLEDLIASCDGKSNPIRNYSASELIRATNNFDPSCIIQNCTPTEASQFHRFIHVYHGYKVFKGFLDDRYIIVKKFMGTGDETRSLAIRDIIVSMQMSNHKNVLKLLGCCLEFPIPALVHEYATKGVVTYQGGFGANESLPWKVRLRIAKQLANALTYLHTAFPRPIIHRDLKPNCIFLDEDYVPKLCNFSLSITIPPKQSYAEDNPKGTFGYVDPTYMRSGYISEKGDVYSFGVLLLVFLTGQEALIRYEEGGEYQSIIPYVKSHACDGQIEKIVDPQVLRETKGDKHTQQYLHDFLALALLCTSDSSEARPDMIDVAKELVRIEKCLLPC encoded by the coding sequence ATGGACGAAAGGGGTAGAGCATTCTTCAACAACGGAAGCATCTTATTAGAGGATCTCATTGCTTCTTGTGATGGAAAATCTAATCCTATTCGCAATTACTCTGCTTCTGAGCTCATCAGGGCCACCAACAATTTTGATCCTTCCTGCATCATACAAAATTGTACGCCTACTGAGGCTAGTCAATTTCATCGTTTTATACATGTTTACCATGGTTACAAAGTGTTCAAGGGTTTTCTAGACGATCGATATATCATTGTTAAGAAGTTCATGGGGACCGGGGATGAAACTAGGTCCCTGGCTATTCGTGACATTATCGTTTCAATGCAAATGAGCAACCATAAGAATGTCTTGAAGCTCTTGGGGTGCTGTTTAGAGTTCCCTATACCAGCTCTGGTGCATGAATATGCAACAAAAGGAGTAGTCACTTATCAAGGAGGTTTCGGGGCCAATGAGTCCTTGCCCTGGAAAGTTAGGTTGCGTATTGCAAAGCAGCTTGCAAATGCACTTACATATCTTCATACCGCCTTTCCGAGGCCTATCATTCACAGGGACCTGAAACCCAACTGCATTTTTTTGGATGAGGACTATGTCCCCAAACTCTGCAACTTCTCACTGTCCATAACCATACCTCCTAAGCAATCGTATGCTGAAGATAACCCGAAAGGGACATTTGGTTATGTTGATCCTACCTACATGAGGTCTGGTTACATTTCGGAAAAAGGTGATGTTTACAGCTTTGGTGTTCTATTACTTGTGTTCTTGACAGGACAAGAAGCTTTGATTAGATATGAAGAGGGAGGAGAGTATCAGTCAATTATTCCATATGTGAAATCTCATGCTTGTGATGGCCAGATTGAGAAAATAGTGGATCCTCAAGTCCTTAGAGAGACCAAGGGAGATAAACACACACAACAATACTTGCATGATTTCCTTGCACTGGCATTGTTATGCACCAGTGACAGTAGTGAAGCACGGCCTGATATGATCGATGTGGCGAAAGAACTCGTACGAATTGAAAAGTGTTTATTGCCTTGCTAG
- the LOC133740975 gene encoding long-chain-alcohol O-fatty-acyltransferase-like: protein MDGDEIKNFIKVWIIAIASQCYCYYVAARIPTKSMMRLISILPILYLLLMLPLNLHSIHLGAPSAFFLGCLAIFKLLLFSFDSGPLSPPPKGLLPFISIALLPINIKRLPKRPRYGYTITKLVPNKTALWALKALLLGEIIHVRKDYRQNLHPYVLTSLSLSHLYLGLEIGFALSVALPQAMFGFELEPHFNEPYFSTSLQDFWGRRWNLAVSNTLRPLVYHPIRRISTGKSGATYEPIDTSKPPRAPVLPVISAFTISGLMHELFFYYVTRARPTGEMMCFFVLQGVCLAIELEVKKALAHRVRFHPLVSGLLTLVFLIATTDWLLFPHIIRTGADAKSLEECAIMVDFVKANISPLYYWQKS from the coding sequence ATGGATGGTGATGAAATCAAAAATTTCATCAAGGTATGGATCATAGCCATTGCATCTCAATGTTATTGTTATTACGTAGCAGCAAGAATCCCAACAAAGAGCATGATGAGGCTCATCTCTATCCTCCCAATCTTGTACCTACTTCTCATGCTCCCCTTGAACCTCCACTCGATCCATCTTGGTGCCCCCTCAGCCTTCTTTCTTGGTTGTCTTGCCATCTTCAAACTCCTCCTCTTCTCCTTTGACTCTGGTCCTCTATCACCACCCCCAAAAGGACTTCTCCCCTTCATTTCAATAGCTCTTCTTCCCATCAACATTAAGAGACTCCCCAAAAGGCCTCGCTACGGTTACACTATCACAAAATTGGTGCCAAACAAGACAGCTTTGTGGGCATTGAAGGCCTTGCTTTTGGGTGAAATAATTCATGTACGCAAGGATTATAGACAAAATTTACATCCCTATGTACTCACATCCTTGTCCCTTTCCCACCTCTACCTTGGTCTCGAAATAGGCTTTGCTCTGagtgtagccttgcctcaagccATGTTTGGGTTCGAACTCGAGCCACACTTCAACGAACCTTACTTTTCCACCTCTCTTCAGGACTTTTGGGGCCGTAGATGGAACCTTGCAGTCTCAAACACTCTACGCCCCCTTGTATACCATCCCATAAGGCGTATATCTACAGGCAAGAGCGGAGCCACCTACGAGCCAATAGATACCTCAAAACCTCCGCGGGCTCCAGTTCTGCCGGTCATCTCTGCTTTCACCATCTCGGGTCTAATGCACGAGCTCTTCTTTTACTACGTCACTCGTGCGCGTCCCACGGGGGAAATGATGTGCTTCTTTGTCCTACAAGGTGTGTGCTTGGCAATTGAACTAGAGGTGAAGAAGGCGTTGGCTCATAGGGTACGGTTTCACCCGCTAGTTTCAGGGCTGTTGACGTTGGTGTTTTTGATTGCCACTACTGATTGGCTTCTTTTCCCTCACATAATCAGAACTGGTGCGGATGCAAAAAGTTTAGAAGAGTGTGCCATTATGGTGGATTTTGTGAAGGCCAACATTTCCCCATTGTATTATTGGCAGAAGAGTTAG